A single window of Streptomyces griseoviridis DNA harbors:
- a CDS encoding pentapeptide repeat-containing protein, whose protein sequence is MTEALRADCGRCFGLCCVALPFTASADFAVDKKAGTPCPNLGGDHRCGIHARLRQEGFTGCTVYDCFGAGQQVSQAVFGGRDWRTGPPERARQMFDVFPVVRQLHELLRYLTEALTLAPARPLHAELRALLTETEGLTGRPPEELLALDVAAHRQRVNVLLLRASELARAGNRGRGKNRRGADLMGARLKGADLRGADLRGAYLIAADLTGADLRGADLIGADLRDTDLTDADLTGAVFLTQPQLDAARGSVGTRLPASVTRPAHWTARLG, encoded by the coding sequence ATGACGGAGGCGCTGCGCGCCGACTGCGGGCGGTGTTTCGGGCTCTGCTGCGTCGCCCTGCCGTTCACCGCGTCCGCCGACTTCGCGGTCGACAAGAAGGCGGGCACCCCCTGCCCGAACCTCGGCGGCGACCACCGGTGCGGCATCCACGCCCGGCTGCGCCAGGAGGGGTTCACCGGCTGCACGGTCTACGACTGCTTCGGCGCCGGCCAGCAGGTGTCGCAGGCCGTCTTCGGCGGACGCGACTGGCGCACGGGACCGCCCGAGCGGGCCCGGCAGATGTTCGACGTCTTCCCGGTCGTCCGCCAGCTCCACGAACTGCTCCGCTACCTCACCGAGGCGCTCACCCTGGCCCCGGCCCGCCCGCTGCACGCGGAGCTGCGCGCGCTGCTCACGGAGACCGAGGGCCTCACCGGCCGGCCGCCCGAGGAGCTGCTCGCGCTCGACGTGGCCGCGCACCGGCAGCGGGTCAACGTCCTGCTGCTGCGCGCCAGCGAACTGGCGCGGGCCGGCAACCGGGGGCGCGGGAAGAACCGGCGGGGCGCGGACCTGATGGGCGCCCGCCTCAAGGGCGCCGACCTGCGGGGCGCCGACCTGCGCGGGGCCTATCTGATCGCCGCCGACCTGACCGGGGCCGACCTGCGCGGCGCGGATCTCATCGGCGCCGACCTGCGCGACACCGACCTCACCGACGCCGATCTGACCGGCGCGGTCTTCCTCACCCAGCCCCAGCTCGACGCGGCCAGGGGCAGCGTGGGGACCCGGCTGCCCGCGTCAGTCACCCGCCCGGCGCACTGGACAGCGCGGCTCGGCTGA
- a CDS encoding TetR/AcrR family transcriptional regulator, whose translation MAANQGERTRRRLSTQERREQLLAVGARLFSESPYDDVWIEQVAEIAGVSRGLLYHYFPTKRDFFAAVVERESERMLRMTEAVPGVPAREQLAAGLDTYLEYVHAHAHGFRAFHRADAAGDQAVRKVYQRALAAQERQILAALAADPEFGAAVRDRPDAALAVRGWLAFTTAVCLEWLRGPGLSREQVRDLCARALLGVIAS comes from the coding sequence ATGGCCGCGAACCAGGGCGAGCGCACCCGCCGCAGGCTCAGCACGCAGGAGCGCCGTGAGCAACTCCTCGCGGTCGGCGCCCGGTTGTTCTCCGAGAGCCCGTACGACGACGTGTGGATCGAGCAGGTCGCCGAGATCGCCGGGGTCTCCCGCGGGCTGCTCTACCACTACTTCCCGACCAAACGGGACTTCTTCGCCGCGGTCGTCGAGCGCGAGAGCGAGCGGATGCTGCGGATGACGGAGGCGGTGCCCGGGGTGCCGGCCCGCGAACAGCTCGCCGCCGGGCTCGACACGTATCTGGAGTACGTCCACGCGCACGCCCACGGCTTCCGTGCCTTCCACCGCGCCGACGCGGCGGGCGACCAGGCCGTGCGGAAGGTCTACCAGCGGGCGCTGGCCGCCCAGGAGCGGCAGATCCTCGCCGCCCTCGCGGCGGACCCGGAGTTCGGCGCCGCCGTCCGCGACCGCCCCGACGCCGCGCTCGCGGTGCGCGGGTGGCTGGCCTTCACCACCGCCGTCTGCCTGGAGTGGCTGCGCGGTCCCGGGCTCTCCCGCGAGCAGGTCCGCGACCTGTGCGCGCGGGCGCTGCTGGGGGTCATCGCGTCCTGA
- a CDS encoding DUF2470 domain-containing protein — translation MGDSDSWTAAPAAAERARSVLAASWSCAVTADGGREEFVGAHTVADDGRVLLEVPEDSALLTAAICAPRGEPSAVLEFADVAPVPVRSRIRARLWLAGFFTLEEGRLAFHATRVVLRPPSGAVVVALDEFAAASPDPLATAEARLLTHLADCHGDAVERLTRLVDRESLHGTVRVQPLAVDRHGLTLRIERISGHGDVRLPFHAPADDVGQLTERMHVLLGQASAASCPRALQRQRTDRDG, via the coding sequence ATGGGCGACAGCGACAGCTGGACGGCCGCGCCGGCGGCGGCGGAACGGGCCCGCTCGGTGCTCGCCGCCTCGTGGTCCTGCGCGGTGACCGCGGACGGCGGACGCGAGGAGTTCGTCGGAGCGCACACCGTGGCGGACGACGGCCGGGTGCTGCTCGAAGTACCCGAGGACAGCGCCCTGTTGACGGCCGCGATCTGCGCGCCGCGCGGTGAGCCGTCCGCCGTGCTGGAGTTCGCCGACGTCGCGCCCGTCCCGGTCCGCAGCCGGATCAGGGCCCGGCTCTGGCTCGCCGGGTTCTTCACCCTCGAGGAGGGCCGACTCGCCTTCCACGCCACCCGCGTGGTGCTGCGCCCGCCGTCCGGCGCGGTCGTCGTCGCCCTCGACGAGTTCGCCGCCGCGAGCCCCGACCCGCTCGCCACCGCCGAGGCCCGGCTGCTGACACACCTCGCCGACTGCCACGGCGACGCCGTCGAGCGGCTCACCCGGCTCGTCGACCGCGAGAGCCTGCACGGCACCGTCCGCGTCCAGCCCCTCGCCGTCGACCGGCACGGACTGACCCTGCGGATCGAGCGCATCAGCGGCCACGGCGACGTACGCCTGCCGTTCCACGCGCCCGCCGACGACGTCGGGCAGCTCACCGAGCGGATGCACGTCCTGCTCGGCCAGGCGAGCGCGGCCTCCTGCCCGCGCGCCCTACAGCGGCAGCGCACAGACCGCGACGGGTGA
- a CDS encoding cytochrome P450 → MAKTTTATGLPKGFRDAGQGWPELARLPHPPHRLPFLGDVLGASRHTPLQDTLRHARALGPVFRRKAFGKEFVFVWGAREVADLADEARFAKHVGLGVANLRPVAGDGLFTAYNQEPNWQLAHDVLAPGFSREAMAGYHPMMLAVAGRLTDHWDRALAAGHAVDVPGDMTKLTLETIARTGFGHDFGSFERTRPHPFVTAMVGTLGYAQRLNTVPAPLARLLLRGAARRNAADIAYLNSTVDDLVARRRTAAGDGDLLDRMLATAHPVTGERLSARNVRRQVITFLVAGHETTSGALSFALHYLSRHPEIAARARAEVDAVWGDAESPGYDQVAKLRYVRRVLDESLRLWPTAPAYAREAVEDTVLAGEHPMRRGAWALVLTAMLHRDPEVWGADAERFDPDRFEPGAVRSRAPHTFKPFGTGARACIGRQFALHEATLVLGLLLRRYTLVPDPAYRLRVTERLTLMPEELRLRLERRQAPVGTGASAAVPGPPSAEPRCPVRRAGD, encoded by the coding sequence ATGGCCAAGACGACGACGGCCACCGGACTGCCCAAGGGGTTCCGTGACGCCGGACAGGGCTGGCCCGAACTGGCCCGCCTGCCGCACCCGCCGCACCGGCTGCCCTTCCTCGGCGACGTGCTCGGCGCGAGCAGGCACACCCCCCTCCAGGACACGCTGCGCCACGCCCGCGCCCTCGGCCCGGTCTTCCGGCGCAAGGCGTTCGGCAAGGAGTTCGTCTTCGTGTGGGGCGCCCGCGAGGTGGCCGACCTGGCCGACGAGGCCCGGTTCGCCAAGCACGTCGGGCTCGGGGTGGCCAATCTGCGCCCGGTGGCCGGGGACGGCCTGTTCACGGCGTACAACCAGGAACCCAACTGGCAGTTGGCGCACGACGTGCTGGCGCCCGGCTTCAGCCGGGAGGCGATGGCCGGCTACCACCCGATGATGCTGGCGGTGGCCGGGCGGCTGACCGACCACTGGGACCGCGCCCTCGCGGCGGGCCACGCGGTGGACGTGCCGGGGGACATGACGAAGCTGACCCTGGAGACGATCGCGCGCACCGGCTTCGGGCACGACTTCGGCTCCTTCGAAAGGACCCGCCCGCATCCCTTCGTCACCGCGATGGTCGGCACCCTCGGCTACGCGCAGCGCCTCAACACGGTCCCCGCCCCGCTCGCCCGCCTGCTGCTGCGGGGCGCCGCACGGCGCAACGCGGCCGACATCGCCTACCTGAACTCCACCGTCGACGACCTGGTCGCGCGGCGGCGGACGGCGGCGGGCGACGGCGATCTGCTCGACCGGATGCTGGCGACCGCGCACCCGGTCACCGGCGAACGGCTGTCCGCGCGCAACGTCAGGCGCCAGGTGATCACCTTCCTGGTCGCCGGTCACGAGACGACGTCAGGCGCGCTCTCCTTCGCCCTGCACTACCTCTCCCGGCACCCCGAGATCGCCGCGCGGGCCCGCGCCGAGGTGGACGCGGTGTGGGGGGACGCGGAGTCGCCCGGGTACGACCAGGTCGCCAAGTTGCGCTATGTGCGGCGGGTGTTGGACGAGTCGCTGCGGCTGTGGCCGACCGCGCCCGCCTACGCGCGGGAGGCCGTCGAGGACACCGTGCTGGCCGGTGAGCACCCGATGCGGCGCGGCGCGTGGGCGCTGGTCCTGACGGCGATGCTGCACCGGGACCCCGAGGTGTGGGGCGCGGACGCCGAGCGCTTCGACCCGGACCGCTTCGAGCCTGGCGCGGTGAGGTCCCGGGCGCCGCACACCTTCAAGCCGTTCGGGACGGGCGCGCGGGCCTGCATCGGGCGGCAGTTCGCGCTGCACGAGGCGACGCTGGTGCTCGGTCTGCTGCTGCGCCGGTACACGCTGGTGCCCGACCCGGCCTACCGGCTGCGGGTCACCGAGCGGCTGACGCTGATGCCCGAGGAGCTGCGGCTGCGCCTGGAGCGGCGGCAGGCGCCCGTCGGGACCGGGGCGTCCGCCGCCGTCCCCGGGCCGCCGTCAGCCGAGCCGCGCTGTCCAGTGCGCCGGGCGGGTGACTGA
- a CDS encoding LacI family DNA-binding transcriptional regulator — translation MAQSVGIKDVARAAGVSVGTVSNVINRPDSVATETRARVLSAIDRLGYVRSESARQLRAGRSRIMGLLVLDMGNPFFVDVARGAERAARDAGLGVMVCNSAQSAGEEAEYLSLFAEQRVRGVLLTPADATGRNIEVFRRHNIPFVLVDRVAEGTTECSVSVDDVAGGALAVRHLVDAGHRSLAYVSGPPGLNQVTDRRTGALSALAEAGLSPGSLRELPTERLDVAAGRDAGARLLGLADRPTAVFCANDLLALGVLQAMYAAGVGVPDDLAIVGYDDIEFAAAAAVPLTSVRQPAVTMGALAAELLLEETETEGGPRGHDHRRVVLQPELVVRRSSLAAR, via the coding sequence ATGGCTCAGTCGGTGGGTATCAAGGACGTCGCCCGCGCCGCCGGAGTCTCCGTGGGCACGGTCTCGAACGTCATCAACCGTCCGGACTCCGTCGCCACCGAGACCCGGGCCCGGGTGCTGTCCGCCATCGACCGGCTCGGCTACGTGCGCAGCGAGTCGGCCCGTCAACTGCGCGCGGGCCGCAGCCGGATCATGGGGCTGCTGGTCCTCGACATGGGCAACCCGTTCTTCGTCGACGTGGCGCGCGGCGCCGAGCGCGCCGCGCGGGACGCCGGGCTCGGCGTGATGGTCTGCAACAGCGCGCAGAGCGCGGGCGAGGAGGCCGAGTACCTGTCCCTCTTCGCCGAGCAGCGGGTGCGGGGCGTCCTGCTGACGCCCGCCGACGCGACCGGCCGCAACATCGAGGTGTTCCGCCGCCACAACATCCCGTTCGTGCTCGTCGACCGGGTCGCCGAGGGCACCACCGAGTGCTCCGTCTCGGTGGACGACGTGGCGGGCGGCGCCCTCGCCGTCCGCCACCTGGTGGACGCGGGGCACCGCTCCCTCGCCTATGTCAGCGGCCCGCCCGGCCTCAACCAGGTCACCGACCGGCGCACCGGCGCCCTGAGCGCGCTCGCCGAGGCGGGCCTGAGCCCCGGCAGTCTGCGCGAACTGCCCACCGAGCGGCTGGACGTCGCCGCGGGACGGGACGCGGGCGCCCGGCTGCTCGGCCTCGCCGACCGGCCCACCGCCGTCTTCTGCGCCAACGACCTGCTCGCCCTCGGCGTCCTGCAGGCCATGTACGCGGCCGGCGTGGGCGTCCCCGACGACCTCGCGATCGTCGGCTACGACGACATCGAGTTCGCCGCCGCCGCGGCCGTCCCGCTCACCTCGGTCCGGCAGCCCGCCGTCACCATGGGCGCCCTCGCCGCCGAACTGCTCCTGGAGGAGACCGAGACGGAGGGCGGACCGCGGGGCCACGACCACCGGCGGGTCGTGCTCCAGCCCGAGCTGGTGGTGCGCAGGTCCAGCCTCGCGGCCCGCTGA
- a CDS encoding alpha/beta fold hydrolase: MSTTYRQPGVVLTDRTFTVPLDHADPEGETIELYAREVVASKDADRDLPWLVYLQGGPGFGANRFIGRPAWLDRALDEYRVLLLDQRGTGRSTPVNRQTLPLRGGPQAQADHLAHFRGDSIVRDCETIRPLVTGGATWTVLGQSFGGFCAVSYLSMAPEGLTAAVITGGLPSLDAHADDVYRAAYPRIERKVAAHYRRYPQDVERARRIADHLLAHEVTLPNGYRLTVEAFQSLGIVLGGGDGSHRLHFLLENAFVRTPGGPELSDAFQEEVQAQLSFAGHPLYALIHEAIYGQDARPTDWSAERVRAEFPQFDAAKALAGEGPLLFTGETIHPWLFDCDPALRPLRETAELLAARTDWTPLYDRARLAENEVPVAAAVYHDDMYVDTAHALETARSIRGLRTWVTDEFEHDGVRAGGPRVLDRLLALTRDEV, encoded by the coding sequence TTGAGCACCACGTACCGTCAGCCCGGCGTCGTCCTCACCGACCGCACCTTCACCGTGCCCCTCGACCACGCCGACCCCGAGGGGGAGACGATCGAGCTGTACGCCCGCGAGGTCGTCGCGAGCAAGGACGCGGACCGCGACCTGCCCTGGCTGGTCTATCTCCAGGGCGGCCCGGGGTTCGGGGCGAACCGTTTCATCGGCCGTCCCGCCTGGCTCGACCGGGCCCTGGACGAGTACCGCGTGCTCCTCCTCGACCAGCGCGGCACCGGCCGCTCCACCCCCGTCAACCGGCAGACCCTCCCGCTGCGCGGCGGCCCGCAGGCACAGGCCGACCACCTCGCCCACTTCCGCGGCGACTCGATCGTCCGGGACTGCGAGACGATCCGCCCCCTGGTCACCGGCGGCGCCACCTGGACCGTCCTCGGCCAGAGCTTCGGCGGCTTCTGCGCGGTCTCCTACCTCTCCATGGCCCCCGAGGGCCTCACCGCCGCCGTCATCACCGGCGGCCTGCCCTCCCTCGACGCGCACGCCGACGACGTCTACCGGGCCGCCTACCCGCGCATCGAACGCAAGGTCGCCGCCCACTACCGGCGCTACCCGCAGGACGTCGAACGCGCCCGCCGCATCGCCGACCACCTGCTCGCCCACGAGGTGACCCTGCCGAACGGCTACCGGCTCACCGTCGAGGCGTTCCAGTCCCTCGGCATCGTCCTCGGCGGCGGCGACGGCAGCCACCGGCTGCACTTCCTGCTGGAGAACGCCTTCGTCCGCACCCCCGGCGGTCCGGAACTCTCCGACGCCTTCCAGGAAGAGGTCCAGGCCCAGCTCTCCTTCGCCGGGCACCCCCTCTACGCCCTGATCCACGAGGCGATCTACGGCCAGGACGCCCGCCCCACCGACTGGTCGGCCGAACGGGTGCGCGCCGAGTTCCCGCAGTTCGACGCGGCCAAGGCGCTGGCCGGCGAGGGACCGCTGCTGTTCACCGGCGAAACGATCCACCCCTGGCTGTTCGACTGCGATCCCGCGCTGCGCCCGCTGCGCGAGACGGCCGAGCTCCTCGCCGCCCGCACCGACTGGACCCCCCTGTACGACCGCGCCCGCCTCGCCGAGAACGAGGTCCCGGTCGCCGCCGCCGTCTACCACGACGACATGTACGTCGACACCGCCCACGCGCTGGAGACCGCGCGCTCCATCCGCGGCCTGCGCACCTGGGTCACCGACGAGTTCGAGCACGACGGCGTCCGGGCCGGCGGCCCCCGCGTCCTCGACCGCCTCCTCGCCCTCACCCGCGACGAGGTGTGA
- a CDS encoding lactonase family protein: MGSAAAAGDPGVSRRRFVAALAGTAALPACSRAQAPAEATVTHHATRPGPTAASPAPSATGPRPLYVGTYTSAEGGGKGIGIAAYDPVSGRISGAGTLTGVPDPSYLVVGPGGRTLYAVDEREAGAVTAVRLADRAVLGSRSTGGSAPCHLSVHPSGRWLLSANYGSGSVAVHPIDASGALGERADLVTHRSPAPGPGQQGPHAHQFTTSPDGGHVLAVDLGTDTVYSYRLDPRTGRLTEVARAAARPGAGPRHLTFHPGGRHAYLANELDDTVTVCEYAPDTGRLTIGAPQPTGSGAGTNYPAQILVTSDGAYAFLANRGHNSLARYAVEADGARLRLLGTVPVAGDFPRQIALSPDGRLLFAANQRSGTVSVFHVDPGSGELRLAGAPFASPVAVCALPL; this comes from the coding sequence ATGGGCAGTGCGGCGGCGGCCGGGGACCCCGGCGTGAGCAGACGGCGGTTCGTGGCGGCGCTCGCCGGGACGGCCGCCCTGCCGGCCTGCTCACGGGCCCAGGCCCCGGCCGAGGCCACCGTCACCCACCACGCGACGCGCCCCGGGCCGACGGCGGCCTCCCCCGCGCCCTCGGCGACCGGGCCGCGCCCGCTCTACGTCGGTACCTACACCTCGGCCGAGGGCGGCGGGAAGGGCATCGGGATCGCCGCCTACGACCCGGTGTCCGGCCGGATCAGCGGCGCCGGAACCCTCACCGGGGTCCCCGATCCCTCGTATCTGGTGGTGGGTCCCGGCGGGCGGACGCTGTACGCGGTCGACGAGCGGGAGGCCGGCGCGGTGACCGCCGTGCGGCTCGCCGACCGCGCGGTGCTGGGAAGCCGGAGCACCGGCGGGTCCGCGCCCTGCCATCTGTCCGTGCACCCGAGCGGACGGTGGCTGCTGAGCGCGAACTACGGATCCGGCAGCGTGGCCGTGCACCCGATCGACGCCTCGGGCGCCCTCGGCGAGCGCGCCGACCTGGTGACGCACCGCAGCCCGGCGCCAGGACCCGGCCAACAGGGGCCGCACGCGCACCAGTTCACGACCAGCCCGGACGGCGGCCATGTCCTCGCCGTCGACCTCGGCACGGACACGGTCTACAGCTACCGTCTCGATCCGCGCACCGGCAGGCTCACGGAGGTGGCGCGGGCCGCCGCGCGGCCGGGTGCCGGGCCGCGCCATCTGACGTTCCACCCGGGCGGGCGCCACGCCTACCTGGCCAACGAGTTGGACGACACGGTGACGGTGTGCGAGTACGCGCCCGACACCGGGCGGTTGACGATCGGCGCACCGCAGCCGACCGGTTCGGGCGCGGGCACCAACTACCCGGCGCAGATCCTGGTGACGTCGGACGGGGCGTACGCGTTCCTGGCCAACCGCGGCCACAACAGCCTGGCCCGCTACGCGGTGGAGGCCGACGGCGCGCGGTTGCGGCTGCTGGGCACGGTGCCGGTGGCCGGGGACTTCCCCCGGCAGATCGCCCTCTCGCCCGACGGCCGGCTGCTGTTCGCGGCGAACCAGCGCTCCGGCACCGTCAGCGTCTTCCACGTCGACCCGGGCAGCGGTGAACTGCGGCTCGCGGGGGCTCCGTTCGCGTCACCCGTCGCGGTCTGTGCGCTGCCGCTGTAG
- a CDS encoding BNR repeat-containing protein has product MRRRTVLTTAVLAVVAAPGTARAADPGPSVTARGTTLLDARAIYFVSYDGLVNNNSFQKNGLLTYRGYQYAAWYTAARNAVVARRALGATTWSAVTLAHTLKSDDSHNVISMGVSKTDGRLHLTMDSHSDGFFYVRSVAGLLDNPATTAWSSSVFGAVQTSLDGLALTSQFTYPQFIATPEGRLQLSYRAGISGNGRNALAEYDGSSWRALGEWSGSTGTYTSAHGSSTARNMYLHGIDYDVNGRLHAFFTWREQSNAVMCSGGGITNHDTGYVYSTDRGRTWRNDAGTVVGTTGTADTVSVTDSGLVVDPLDPDHSLMNQESQATDSAGRPHAIISYVPGRFGQCTTAYVADRVANGRAFHVRKNAAGGWQKTEIPVPLSSSQRTRLVLDRYDNAYAVLPYGRIAAASKGSGYTDWRLLYDGSGLNAFGEVVVDEWRVRADNVLSFLYQEKSTGTTPSPLRVADFALPA; this is encoded by the coding sequence ATGAGGAGACGTACCGTACTCACGACCGCCGTACTGGCGGTCGTGGCCGCCCCGGGCACCGCGCGGGCGGCCGACCCGGGACCGTCCGTGACCGCCAGGGGCACCACTCTGCTGGACGCGCGGGCGATCTACTTCGTGTCCTACGACGGGCTGGTCAACAACAACTCGTTCCAGAAGAACGGCCTGTTGACCTACCGGGGCTACCAGTACGCGGCCTGGTACACCGCCGCCCGCAACGCCGTCGTCGCCCGCCGGGCCCTGGGCGCCACCACCTGGTCGGCCGTCACCCTCGCCCACACCCTCAAGAGCGACGACTCCCACAACGTCATCTCCATGGGCGTCTCGAAGACCGACGGCCGCCTCCACCTCACCATGGACTCGCACAGCGACGGCTTCTTCTACGTGAGGTCGGTGGCCGGGCTGCTCGACAACCCGGCCACCACCGCGTGGAGTTCGTCGGTCTTCGGCGCCGTCCAGACCAGCCTGGACGGTCTCGCGCTCACCTCCCAGTTCACCTACCCGCAGTTCATCGCCACCCCCGAGGGCCGGCTCCAGCTCAGCTACCGGGCCGGGATCTCCGGCAACGGCCGCAACGCCCTCGCCGAGTACGACGGTTCGAGTTGGCGGGCGCTGGGGGAGTGGTCGGGCTCCACCGGCACCTACACCAGCGCCCACGGGTCGAGCACCGCCCGCAACATGTACCTGCACGGCATCGACTACGACGTGAACGGACGGCTGCACGCCTTCTTCACCTGGCGCGAGCAGAGCAACGCGGTGATGTGCAGCGGCGGCGGCATCACCAACCACGACACCGGCTACGTCTACTCCACCGACCGGGGCCGCACCTGGCGCAACGACGCGGGCACCGTCGTCGGCACCACGGGCACCGCCGACACCGTCTCCGTCACCGACAGCGGTCTCGTCGTCGATCCCCTCGACCCCGATCACTCGCTGATGAACCAGGAGAGCCAGGCCACCGACTCGGCGGGCCGGCCGCACGCGATCATCAGCTACGTGCCGGGCCGCTTCGGCCAGTGCACCACCGCCTACGTCGCCGACCGGGTCGCCAACGGGCGCGCCTTCCACGTCCGCAAGAACGCCGCGGGCGGCTGGCAGAAGACCGAGATCCCGGTCCCCCTGTCGTCGAGCCAGCGCACCCGCCTGGTCCTCGACCGGTACGACAACGCCTACGCCGTCCTGCCCTACGGCAGGATCGCCGCGGCCTCCAAGGGCTCCGGGTACACCGACTGGAGGCTGCTGTACGACGGCAGCGGTCTGAACGCCTTCGGGGAGGTCGTCGTCGACGAGTGGCGGGTGCGGGCCGACAACGTGCTGTCGTTCCTCTACCAGGAGAAGTCGACCGGCACGACCCCGTCGCCGCTGCGCGTCGCCGACTTCGCACTGCCCGCGTGA